From the genome of Bactrocera oleae isolate idBacOlea1 chromosome 2, idBacOlea1, whole genome shotgun sequence, one region includes:
- the unc80 gene encoding protein unc-80 homolog isoform X5, translating into MVTKTTTNNNLHMNNNEENDIDQDDGMQDLGLPVSVQTFLWRQIAPFIRPKLGKLHEASCMFCQHAPGHHESKEACKSFEKVLVQNIQFGLSPPLTKALGDIPRWRLLQAALPHVMHCVAALLHNRVKDMQAIGPVETKLLYTMQWILLYAAEECADDEGGHEVLGDETPKQKSIEQYLFSVPTITLFVYLFAPIIHHLKESDFQNFRLENGIKLWQGMWDNRAPGAPCFTAPVKPKARNLLCAPSPKGSTDVFPGRKQSSNVDEATSPKPDSPQSQQSEHTRQEEDNSWVSSPKEFAFPETIPEEASSVEDERVVIFRLPSAPHLMDNSFFTADASLLQQQQSQSRRGSRQSIHSRDKDKPATKFEFDQQELMRGASVKEKRSPSMEKETESDKSDSVHVDVSAATFLDVAVLRCLFISHWQEEGIFWSLQYMYNRLSEIGEEASITLNQPRKRSNSLPIPQIEISLYQGPGSNSRDSPSSSVAKDYIEIPEPSITACLVEESSPTVERRGSEKKKRVKMADLRAFVETKMFSKSEKNLEKVGLDTSSANGKRPLQHAEYHRSLDTGEKKLSRSASMITREPASNLIKGKSMPSLSCLLDSGYVEPPKAMRPSQSTGPRTAFYPRNPIITVTEHTPTPSPDYLKRQGSIDSQLDALSNGGSISGVACGTSGSVGGVGGAGITNGRFRGQMLRSHTDSHIDYTGVESEAPGSSFYITRDGGIDYEVVLLAVYNIFKRDMTICSQRVLEAGLNICELLLEMGVLKLGEHAHEISMGIVKRALLILGCHNGCNDGARGPPADFLRSQCQKILSRILRQASQRTKRYLQQMVKTSDLHELVDFFHAFVAFCVDPSSLLSPLSGQGGYSTNFSGGLSGGPESQVIAAVFKPLVTRFVEATKDLKSPESSTLYSDIRQLVTYVKGAHGGPFRLVALSGILAVTPRPHKKGPVAQTTRVIRHIPQAEVAQSIPNDDNRSQRRLLLKKRSTSSACASLLETEPCEEHYKSSQSPLSNFRRRTTGVRPTLTPRHSERALLSDSTSSSERNSLGRLSGLVRWFRSTPKEASSIDLEIGSLNPEITSTFIRHASLKIQRGRTSDGIGRSIQRAKRRVERRLNRFGGIVKGKKKAGGIEETADYSRRSSSDMCDGPRESEVVVLKERKLIPLEPVRMGMLRLSFLLETCAPGSFPDPQLIAAVLDLPQAPLVARATFLLECAHFVHQCNKGQWPPWMKHNLSGFRPSGTNLNLNQAKHQTTATSTRRTHILQRAAGKMFHQWAEMLGARLEEIIFTERLQFEAVNATLADPERQRELLQQDEEEDFLDESSVNPHGNDCPHALKLIACVLLFEITSFLRDTYVTLPKASKLLHREKHAPWEKVYREANRRWSMALSSMGHSQTSAQSLQSIAAGNDAAGGQTERKISFVLHEPDNESENSSNTTLTKEGEEARRPAASAVRPFLLRRGTATTTGGSFKRRSLKLRRNTKDGKDLETDFKRVDSIQSRRKVSSLSDRSDTSEQGMVSGEESPGILSDDQQPESPTDSNETDDTAKNMPWLKAVIDLITSYNYYCSHKGYCHPYCYKRHMRSCTRLMKATRKIYGEEFGFIFDFEHPTVEPTAPVSATTKSHQTRPRSTRKVSEQSSTHTSPSKRKDSISRRDRISDDPDIEIAEKLADAFHQEKEKKEQDEPPILKYQRFYIRTLFHYPFATMLKGAVILTEEMVIETMPAAWELLLDSNQDTASASSAVFLMGSVKAQNFAFDIMQRALKSKDPDVRIGAVQRYLVLWKSRFHVWPRMEENAHDLTFKVPPGGIEFTLPSPKIGIESLPVVDPPWMPVQQTKDMDVTLNQDRHRSLVTATKSRKMQQTEAIRNALRQQRDKQRAERHSFLITTIPISQQASHEPGMEHEDHEGEEDLDGTRIHLHHAHSLFPSVLCSSVMQIVGCLDDAAIGTDGNAVYEIAYQAIWVCLVEESALFLRYVFERLTRDRQDQMFKLLRHLIRFVPRLPQQAAFALYNSIIGYIMFYVRSSNEHKQELVGSALSVLWMVVHSVHGIMFKDLKQILRKEQCDASILLTANVPAAKKIVVHGPTDDDCNIPSQFPVQEDTLFCQLLKEALDYYPVDEKNLNHYCLVDYKSNKILNPNWYIRDLYFFKRSQYPEVRLILMKPEDSFLALQRQELTKKFVEIGKVHLTWAILKNVDMVVQRVVFLHEELMKLPSFPRKALEVDLDLHQGGEYGEVLLGLDVLHKFMWVRLIARMFEAMAGNFAYSADIQLFLNVLSGAAILHAEDSCIMRYVMATYINAAFNFKNIFSTNGYFMIMPTLLQVYSLHQTNKLITTTIEYAVKQFYLLNRKPFILQMFGSVSAILDTDEDGTYGEAHKVQSSCLFNLLLSLEDPSPDPLNIAELVKEPKPLKAIDFCYHDEDGDVTVLDCITLCVMVVSYSAESTRGYQMLIILEAILPCYLQQIQSPSYIPLQGKSERDIILQLAVAIRTMVHNCEGLAKSYNGPYRNSPEHKGSSQRNCSRGPPCSPGLDFEEESHSKYVNDPRTKNVADSGEDSEMIRTEYRRPRDVLLSVVGDFLSKSSTRLLELSKKLPNDNKATEVLDAKCHMRLADIAHSLLKVSPYDPESMACRGLQRYMQAILPRAEWSNDALRNSLITILRRVDKVFLKISKKPSIRRNTDWEAAAGLLKGIHETIVRHPYVLHWQQMKTLISTVQNLIVNEGTSAGEGVSSAGAALMSQNPPAFFCSTVVRLVALQVVSPVDCFSLVQICGGSEFATQEKAEGFLMHLIMPLCLKVCSGRGVSDIGELKMTDVSFLLTVVLNAMSPPAGRTGQAVIQTNRVGGDLRAGSLTFTGSRDAKRPARISGSLYQAAFLALRIVCICFENRLSNEWPRIVRVMRDLGRRNEAAPDLWSFLEFVVTHRTPLYIALMSFILHKISQPPIGDHERHMQFIIRERLRGTPPSGGIKSKGALLLELARELKDLRDELEEKRYDRECSDQKKTDTPAATSAGETHRAQQRPSLISIFTGTTTGQATHSHISAVPIDSRSGSGGICTPSDTLSQQTLHPPRESLSSSSTGREHHTSESQSGENAAGSAPTLVGATGTVTTGSNHGASSATIASALPPAVVSQLSHSQSLQQAPFKAQPPKLRFVSSVEFRHSSGETSTTPLSPESPAEDSSGDHTRSRLQRSKASSRKTFRLRRSRLTPMEPPSIVTQISQEEHPKTIGEISWDSVSQTSSTSGYRDNNSLQTGLLSPDGSLGGMTLGRSPSQHSLLMVFEGHDEDTLI; encoded by the exons TCCTTTGAAAAAGTACTCGTACAAAATATACAATTCGGCTTATCACCGCCACTCACTAAAGCGCTAGGCGACATACCACGTTGGCGTCTACTGCAAGCAGCATTGCCACACGTTATGCATTGTGTTGCCGCTTTACTGCACAATCGTGTCAAGGATATGCAGGCGATTGGTCCCGTAGAAACCAAGTTACTCTACACAATGCAATGGATATTGCTCTATGCCGCCGAGGAATGTGCCGACGATGAGGGTGGTCATGAGGTTTTAGGCGATGAGACACCGAAACAAAAGTCGATAGAGCAGTATTTGTTTTCGGTGCCCACAATAACG CTCTTTGTCTACTTGTTTGCGCCCATCATACATCACTTGAAAGAGTCCGATTTCCAAAACTTTCGTTTGGAGAACGGTATTAAGTTGTGGCAGGGTATGTGGGACAATCGTGCACCAGGTGCACCGTGTTTTACAGCACCTGTAAAGCCGAAGGCACGTAATTTGCTATGCGCGCCCTCACCAAAAGGTTCCACGGATGTCTTTCCGGGac GGAAGCAATCATCTAATGTTGACGAAGCCACATCGCCGAAACCTGACTCGCCGCAAAGTCAGCAGTCCGAGCACACAAGGCAAGAAGAAGAT AACTCTTGGGTTTCATCGCCAAAGGAATTCGCCTTTCCAGAGACCATACCTGAGGAGGCGTCGAGCGTGGAGGATGAACGTGTTGTAATTTTTCGTCTACCCTCAGCCCCACATCTTATGGACAACTCATTCTTCACG GCCGACGCGAGTTTATTGCAGCAACAGCAATCGCAAAGTCGTCGCGGCAGTCGTCAGTCGATACACTCACGTGATAAAGATAAGCCTGCAACGAAATTTGAATTCGACCAGCAAGAGTTAATGCGTGGAGCTTCGGTTAAGGAGAAACGCAGTCCTTCGATGGAGAAGGAAACCGAGTCGGACAAATCAGACAGCGTGCACGTCGACGTATCAGCAGCCACCTTTCTAGATGTGGCCGTGCTGCGTTGTCTCTTCATTTCACACTGGCAGGAGGAGGGTATTTTCTGGAGTCTGCAGTACATGTACAATCG TCTAAGCGAAATTGGCGAGGAGGCTTCTATTACACTAAACCAACCACGTAAACGCTCTAATTCGCTACCTATACCACAAATCGAGATTTCGTTATACCAAGGACCGGGTAGCAACAGTCGCGATAGCCCTAGCAGTTCGGTAGCCAAAGACTATATTGAGATACCGGAACCATCCATAACAGCGTGCTTAGTTG AAGAGTCGAGCCCAACAGTGGAACGTCGCGGTAGTGAGAAGAAGAAACGTGTCAAAATGGCGGACTTGCGCGCATTCGTCGAAACGAAAATGTTCTCGAAATCCGAGAAGAATCTTGAAAAAGTAGGCCTAGATACAAGCTCTGCTAATGGCAAGAGACCACTGCAACATGCA GAATATCATCGCAGTCTAGATACCGGTGAGAAAAAGCTCTCACGCTCAGCTTCTATGATCACTAGAGAACCGGCGAGTAATCTCATCAAAGGCAAATCGATGCCAAGTTTAAG CTGTCTTCTTGATAGCGG GTACGTAGAGCCACCGAAAGCTATGCGTCCCTCCCAGTCAACCGGACCACGTACGGCCTTCTATCCGCGCAATCCCATAATCACAGTCACGGAACACACGCCTACACCGTCGCCAGATTATCTTAAACGCCAG GGCTCCATCGATTCACAGTTGGATGCACTGAGCAATGGTGGCAGCATTAGTGGTGTGGCGTGCGGTACAAGTGGCAGCGTTGGCGGTGTTGGTGGCGCTGGTATCACAAACGGTCGTTTCCGCGGTCAAATGTTACGTTCGCACACCGACTCGCACATCGATTATACGGGCGTAGAATCAGAAGCACCTGGCAGCTCGTTCTACATAACACGCGATGGCGGCATCGATTATGAAGTTGTTTTGTTGGCCGTTTATAATATCTTCAAACGTGATATGACCATTTGTTCGCAGCGTGTACTGGAAGCGGGTTTGAATATTTGCGAATTATTACTAGAAATGGGCGTGCTGAAGTTGGGCGAGCATGCGCACGAGATATCGATGGGCATTGTAAAGCGTGCGCTACTAATTTTGGGTTGCCATAATGGCTGCAATGATG GGGCACGCGGTCCGCCGGCAGATTTCCTGCGCAGCCAGTGCCAGAAAATACTCTCACGCATACTACGCCAGGCCAGCCAACGCACCAAGCGTTACTTGCAGCAGATGGTAAAAACGTCCGACTTGCATGAATTGGTCGACTTCTTCCATGCCTTTGTGGCATTTTGCGTGGACCCAAGCTCATTGTTGTCGCCGCTTA GCGGCCAAGGTGGCTATTCGACCAATTTCAGTGGCGGATTGAGCGGCGGACCGGAGTCACAGGTGATTGCAGCAGTCTTCAAACCACTCGTAACACGTTTCGTAGAAGCAACTAAGGATCTCAAGTCACCAGAAAGTTCCACACTGTACAGCGATATACGACAGTTGGTAACCTATGTGAAGGGGGCACATGGTGGACCATTCCGGTTGGTGGCACTAAGTGGCATATTAGCTGTGACACCGCGACCACATAAGAAGGGCCCGGTGGCACAAACAACCCGTGTCATAAG ACACATACCGCAGGCGGAAGTAGCTCAAAGCATACCAAACGATGATAATCGCTCACAGCGTCGTCTCTTACTTAAAAAGCGCAGTACATCATCAGCTTGTGCT AGCCTATTGGAAACGGAGCCCTGTGAAGAACACTACAAGAGCAGTCAATCGCCATTGAGTAATTTTCGTCGTCGCACCACAGGTGTGCGACCGACGCTCACACCGCGTCACAGTGAACGTGCTTTACTCTCTGACTCAACATCGAGCTCGGAACGAAATTCGCTTGGGCGCTTGAGCGGTCTCGTCCGTTGGTTTCGCAGCACTCCAAAGGAGGCTTCATCTATCGATTTGGAAATTGGTTCACTAAATCCGGAAATCACATCAACTTTCATACGCCACGCCTCATTGAAGATACAACGTGGACGCACCAGTGACGGTATTGGACGCTCAATACAGCGCGCTAAACGGCGTGTAGAACGGCGCTTAAATCGGTTTGGTGGTATTGTTAAGGGTAAGAAGAAGGCGGGGGGTATTGAGGAAACCGCCGACTACAGTCGACGTAGCTCTTCGGATATGTGTGATGGGCCGCGTGAGTCGGAAGTGGTAGTATTGAAGGAGAGAAAATTAATACCATTAGAACCAGTACGTATGGGTATGCTGCGTTTATCATTTTTGCTTGAGACCTGTGCGCCTGGTTCGTTTCCCGATCCACAGCTTATTGCAGCCGTTTTGGATTTG CCTCAAGCACCACTTGTTGCACGCGCCACCTTTCTGCTAGAATGCGCGCACTTCGTACATCAATGCAACAAAGGACAATGGCCGCCGTGGATGAAGCACAATCTCAGCGGCTTTCGACCATCTGGCACCAATCTCAATCTGAACCAGGCCAAACATCAGACAACAGCGACTAGCACGCGACGAACGCACATTTTACAGCGCGCAGCAGGCAAAATGTTTCATCAG TGGGCCGAGATGCTTGGCGCTCGTCTTGAGGAGATCATCTTCACCGAACGTTTACAATTCGAAGCGGTAAATGCAACGCTGGCCGATCCAGAACGTCAGCGTGAACTACTGCAACAAGACGAAGAAGAGGACTTCCTTGACGAGTCCTCCGTAAATCCACATGGCAATGATTGTCCACATGCATTGAAATTAATAGCTTGTGTTTTACTCTTTGAAATCACTTCTTTCCTACGCGACACTTATGTAACGTTACCGAAAGCTTCAAAGTTGCTACATCGTGAGAAACATGCACCCTGGGAAAAGGTATATCGCGAGGCTAACCGTCGTTGGTCGATGGCATTGAGCTCCATGGGTCACTCGCAAACGTCAGCGCAGAGCTTGCAATCCATTGCCGCCGGTAACGATGCAGCTG GCGGCCAAACGGAGCGCAAGATATCTTTTGTACTGCACGAGCCGGACAATGAGTCCGAAAATAGTAGCAACACCACATTGACAAAAGAAGGTGAAGAAG CTCGACGCCCCGCAGCTTCGGCAGTGCGACCTTTTCTTTTACGTCGTGGCACAGCGACTACAACAGGGGGCTCATTTAAGCGCCGTTCATTGAAGTTGCGGCGTAACACAAAGGATGGCAAGGATTTGGAAACTGATT TCAAACGCGTGGACTCCATACAATCTCGTCGCAAAGTTTCATCGCTCTCCGATCGCAGTGACACCTCCGAGCAGGGTATGGTCAGTGGGGAAGAATCACCTGGAATACTGAGCGATGATCAACAACCCGAATCACCAACAGACTCAAACGAGACTGATGATACGGCCAAAAATATGCCTTGGCTGAAGGCAGTCATAGACCTAATCACCAGCTATAACTACTATTGTTCACATAAGGGCTATTGTCATCCATATTGTTATAAGAGGCATATGCGCTCTTGCACGCGGTTGATGAAGGCAACACGCAAG ATCTATGGCGAGGAGTTCGGTTTCATTTTCGACTTCGAACATCCAACTGTGGAACCGACTGCGCCCGTAAGTGCTACTACCAAGTCACATCAAACACGACCGCGCTCAACACGCAAAGTATCGGAGCAGAGTTCAACACACACTTCGCCTTCGAAGCGTAAGGACAGTATCTCCCGACGTGATCG CATAAGCGACGATCCCGATATAGAGATCGCTGAGAAGCTAGCTGACGCCTTTCATCAGGAGAAGGAGAAGAAGGAGCAAGACGAACCGCCCATACTGAAATATCAACGCTTCTATATACGCACATTATTCCATTATCCTTTTGCAACcatgctcaaaggtgctgtcaTACTCACCGAAGAAATGGTTATCGAGACAATGCCTGCCGCTTGGGAGCTATTGCTCGATTCAAATCAAGACACCGCTTCAGCGAGCTCTGCAGTCTTTCTAATGGGTTCAGTGAAAGCGCAAAATTTCGCCTTCGACATAATGCAACGTGCTTTGAAGAGCAAGGATCCCGATGTACGCATCGGCGCTGTACAAAG ATATCTGGTGCTATGGAAGAGTCGCTTTCATGTTTGGCCGCGCATGGAGGAAAATGCCCATGATCTTACCTTCAAAGTACCACCCGGTGGCATTGAGTTCACGCTACCTTCACCAAAAATAGGCATCGAAAGCTTACCAGTTGTCGACCCACCTTGGATGCCGGTCCAGCAAACCAAAGATATGGATGTCACACTCAACCAAGACCGACAC CGTTCGCTGGTCACGGCAACGAAGAGTCGCAAAATGCAACAGACGGAAGCTATACGCAACGCTTTGCGCCAACAACGCGACAAGCAGCGCGCCGAGCGTCATAGCTTCCTCATTACCACCATACCGATCAGCCAACAGGCTTCACACGAACCAGGCATGGAGCATGAGGATCACGAGGGTGAAGAGGATTTGGATGGCACGCGCATACATTTGCATCATGCGCATTCGCTATTTCCATCGGTGCTCTGCTCATCGGTTATGCAGATTGTGGGTTGTTTGGATGATGCCGCCATTGGTACAGATGGCAACGCTGTCTATGAAATTGCCTATCAG GCCATCTGGGTTTGTCTCGTCGAAGAGTCCGCGCTCTTTCTGCGCTATGTATTTGAGCGCCTAACACGCGATCGTCAAGATCAAATGTTTAAATTGCTGCGACATTTAATACGTTTTGTGCCACGCTTGCCGCAACAGGCCGCCTTCGCTTTGTATAACTCAATCATTGGTTATATAATGTTTTATGTACGTTCATCAAATGAACACAAACAGGAGCTGGTCGGTTCAGCCCTCTCCGTACTTTGGATGGTAGTTCACAGTGTGCATGGCATTATGTTTAAGGATCTCAAACAAATTCTACGCAAAGAGCAGTGTGATGCATCCATTTTACTCACCGCAAATGTTCCGGCAGCTAAGAAAATTGTCGTGCATGGACCGACTGATGATGATTGCAACATACCATCCCAATTCCCGGTGCAAGAGGACACATTGTTCTGTCAATTGCTGAAGGAGGCTTTGGACTACTATCCCGTGGATGAAAAGAATCTGAATCATTACTGTCTGGTGGATTACAAAAGTA acAAAATCCTCAACCCCAACTGGTACATACGCGATTTGTATTTTTTCAAGCGTTCACAATATCCTGAAGTACGTTTGATACTCATGAAACCGGAGGATTCCTTCTTGGCATTGCAAAGGCAAGAGCTCACTAAGAAATTCGTCGAAATCGGTAAAGTGCATTTGACATGGGCCATTTTAAAGAACGTCGATATGGTGGTACAACGTGTCGTTTTTCTACACGAGGAACTTATGAAACTACCATCATTTCCACGCAAAGCGCTCGAAGTGGATCTGGACTTACATCAGGGTGGTGAATATGGCGAG GTGCTCCTGGGTCTGGACGTGCTGCACAAATTCATGTGGGTACGATTGATTGCGCGCATGTTCGAAGCGATGGCCGGCAATTTCGCCTACTCCGCCGACATACAACTATTCTTGAATGTACTTTCCGGGGCAGCTATCTTGCATGCGGAAGATTCCTGCATTATGCGTTATGTCATGGCCACCTATATAAATGCCGCTTTcaattttaagaatatattttctacgaatggttattttatgattatgcCGACCTTGTTGCAAGTATATTCGTTGCATCAGACCAATAAGTTGATCACCACCACCATCGAGTACGCAGTAAAACAGTTCTATTTGCTTAACCGGAAACCATTCATTTTGCAAATGTTCGGTTCGGTATCAGCTATACTCGACACAGACGAAGATGGTACCTACGGCGAGGCGCACAAG GTACAATCGAGTTGCTTGTTTAATTTACTGCTGAGTTTAGAGGATCCTTCACCTGATCCACTAAATATCGCTGAGCTGGTTAAGGAGCCTAAACCATTGAAAGCCATTGACTTTTGCTATCACGATGAGGATGGTGACGTCACCGTACTGGATTGCATCACATTATGCGTCATGGTGGTTTCCTACTCCGCTGAGAGCACACGTGGCTATCAAATGCTG ATCATTTTGGAGGCTATACTACCATGCtatttacaacaaatacaatcTCCCAGCTACATTCCACTACAGGGTAAATCGGAACGAGACATTATATTACAACTGGCCGTCGCCATACGAACTATGGTGCATAATTGTGAGGGTTTAGCAAAGAGCTATAATGGTCCGTATCGCAATAGTCCAGAGCACAAAGGCTCATCACAACGCAATTGCAGTCGCGGTCCGCCCTGCTCACCCGGTCTAGATTTTGAGGAAGAATCACATTcgaaatatgtaaatgatcCACGCACAAAGAACGTCGCTGACTCGGGTGAAGACTCTGAAATGATACGCACGGAGTATCGACGTCCACGTGATGTGCTGCTTTCAGTGGTTGGCGATTTCCTTAGCAAGTCCAGCACACGGTTGTTGGAATTGTCCAAAAAGTTGCCAAACGACAACAAAGCGACCGAGGTGCTGGACGCCAAGTGTCATATGCGTTTGGCGGACATTGCGCATTCGCTGTTGAAAGTCTCACCCTACGACCCTGAATCGATGGCGTGCCGTGGTCTACAACGATATATGCAAGCTATACTGCCACGCGCCGAGTGGTCGAATGATGCACTGCGCAACTCATTGATCACGATACTGCGCCGCGTGGATAAGGTATTTTTGAAAATCTCCAAGAAACCTTCGATACGACGTAATACGGATTGGGAGGCGGCAGCCGGTTTGCTTAAGGGTATACACGAGACCATCGTGCGGCATCCGTATGTGCTGCATTGGCAACAAATGAAGACGCTCATTAGCACGGTGCAAAATCTGATCGTAAACGAGGGTACGAGCGCTGGTGAGGGTGTATCAAGCGCAGGTGCTGCTCTTATGTCTCAGAATCCTCCAGCCTTCTTTTGTTCGACAGTGGTGCGCTTGGTAGCACTACAAGTGGTCAGCCCCGTGGATTGTTTCTCATTAGTGCAGATATGTGGTGGCAGTGAATTCGCCACGCAAGAGAAGGCCGAAGGTTTTCTAATGCATTTGATTATGCCACTGTGCTTGAAGGTGTGCTCGGGACGAGGCGTTTCCGATATTGGCGAACTAAAGATGACCGATGTCTCATTTCTGTTAACTGTCGTACTAAATGCTATGAGCCCGCCGGCCGGTCGCACAGGACAAGCAGTTATACAGACCAATCGGGTGGGTGGCGACTTGCGCGCTGGTTCGTTGACATTTACAGGCAGTCGCGATGCCAAGCGACCGGCGCGCATCTCGGGATCGCTATATCAGGCTGCCTTTTTGGCGTTGCGAATTGTATGTATTTGCTTCGAGAATCGCTTATCGAATGAGTGGCCGCGGATAGTGCGTGTAATGCGCGATCTAGGACGGCGAAATGAAGCGGCGCCAGATTTGTGGAGTTTCCTCGAATTCGTGGTCACGCACCGGACACCCTTGTACATCGCGCTGATGTCGTTTATATTGCATAAA ATTTCGCAACCACCGATCGGCGACCATGAACGTCATATGCAATTTATAATACGAGAACGCCTACGCGGCACACCACCTTCGGGCGGTATCAAGTCAAAGGGTGCTCTTTTGCTGGAACTTGCCAGAGAGCTGAAGGATCTGAGAGATGAACTCGAGGAAAAACGTTACG ATCGCGAGTGCTCGGATCAAAAGAAAACGGACACACCCGCCGCAACTAGCGCTGGCGAGACGCACAGAGCTCAACAACGTCCTTCGCTTATATCCATATTCACCGGCACCACCACCGGTCAGGCTACACATTCGCACATTTCAGCCGTGCCCATTGATTCACGCAGTGGCTCCGGTGGCATTTGTACACCGAGTGACACGCTCTCTCAACAAACACTACATCCGCCCAGAGAGTCATTGTCCAGCAGCTCAACAGGACGCGAACATCACACCAGCGAGAGTCAGAGCGGTGAGAATGCCGCCGGTTCTGCGCCAACACTTGTGGGTGCCACGGGCACCGTCACTACTGGCTCGAATCATGGCGCCAGCTCTGCAACCATTGCTTCCGCTCTGCCACCAGCGGTCGTGTCGCAACTCTCACATTCCCAGTCACTGCAACAGGCGCCATTTAAAGCACAACCACCCAAATTGCGTTTCGTATCTTCGGTAGAGTTCAGACATTCCTCTGGTGAAACGTCCACCACACCGCTATCCCCAGAGAGCCCGGCCGAAGATAGTTCCGGTGATCATACGCGTTCACGTTTACAGCGCTCAAAAGCGTCTAGTCGTAAAACGTTTAGGTTGCGGCGTAGTCGTCTAACGCCCATGGAACCGCCAAGTATT GTAACGCAAATTTCACAGGAAGAGCACCCAAAAACAATTGGCGAGATATCGTGGGACTCGGTATCGCAAACTTCATCCACATCCGGTTATCGCGATAACAATAGCTTACAGACCGGCTTGTTGTCACCCGATGGTTCGCTTGGTGGCATGACACTGGGACGCTCACCGTCACAGCACTCTTTGCTAATGGTATTTGAAGGTCATGATGAGGACACGCTTATTTAA